In Ignavibacteriota bacterium, a genomic segment contains:
- a CDS encoding SPOR domain-containing protein produces MTDFNFATDDNENTKTGKKIYSSPSFFSDGSAPQTPGESAAAPEEKRPSRDIPSPRPPAAPAPPASGSSAKAHERATQPVSETRPPAPRPEQPRSTHQPAVEGIPAPGSEIVADPESAIRHPAAPSLIEENHIPFSEIEEPGMQDEAPPPPQGGRAPIYGFLAIIVLLLSISFIWFVNPFPDIREGFEELFSTKAPEKDPRSPRRKAPRSREMDKTHNAAPDAARKDSAPAPPTAREWDYFVQVASQPRNPSAQVVANALKRQGWPATTEPEFVQRYKRTYYRVRVGPYPDRGTGLLMRDSLRRQYRDAFLDSARYDPTVPAVEGPPVMQPELGGGGQKQAVSPQSGTTQSSPAKGFVVRVGSYRNRDVAAGEKNRLVQRGYPANMAVSMKTGSALYVVDVGPFSTRADAENYLRAIRNSVEKGAFLIEIPQSQKKASP; encoded by the coding sequence GTGACTGATTTCAACTTCGCGACCGACGACAACGAGAACACCAAGACGGGGAAGAAGATCTACTCTTCCCCGTCTTTTTTCTCCGACGGATCAGCGCCACAAACGCCCGGCGAGAGCGCCGCGGCTCCCGAGGAGAAACGGCCGAGCCGCGACATTCCGTCCCCGCGGCCACCCGCCGCGCCCGCTCCCCCCGCCTCGGGATCGTCGGCAAAGGCACACGAACGGGCGACGCAGCCGGTTTCGGAAACACGTCCGCCAGCACCGCGGCCTGAACAACCCCGCTCGACGCACCAACCCGCGGTCGAAGGCATCCCCGCGCCGGGATCTGAAATCGTGGCGGATCCAGAGTCCGCGATTCGGCACCCGGCCGCGCCGTCTTTGATAGAGGAGAATCACATCCCATTCTCCGAGATCGAGGAACCCGGCATGCAGGACGAGGCGCCTCCGCCCCCACAGGGAGGACGCGCACCGATCTACGGCTTCCTCGCGATTATTGTGCTGTTGCTCAGCATCTCCTTTATCTGGTTTGTGAACCCCTTCCCCGATATCCGCGAGGGCTTCGAGGAATTGTTTTCGACCAAGGCGCCTGAAAAGGATCCGCGTTCGCCGCGCAGAAAAGCGCCGCGTTCGCGCGAAATGGACAAAACACACAACGCGGCGCCCGACGCGGCGCGAAAAGATTCCGCCCCGGCGCCGCCGACAGCGCGCGAGTGGGACTACTTCGTGCAGGTCGCCTCGCAGCCGCGCAATCCAAGTGCGCAGGTGGTGGCCAACGCGTTAAAGCGGCAGGGCTGGCCTGCAACGACAGAACCGGAATTCGTCCAGCGGTACAAACGCACCTATTACCGCGTGCGTGTTGGTCCGTATCCTGACCGCGGCACGGGCCTGCTCATGCGTGATTCGCTGCGCAGGCAGTATCGTGATGCATTTCTCGACAGTGCGCGCTACGATCCGACCGTCCCGGCCGTCGAGGGTCCTCCGGTCATGCAGCCCGAACTGGGCGGCGGCGGACAGAAACAGGCCGTGTCACCGCAGAGCGGGACGACACAGTCGTCCCCCGCCAAAGGTTTTGTCGTGCGTGTCGGGAGTTATCGCAACCGCGATGTTGCGGCTGGGGAGAAAAACCGGCTCGTGCAGCGCGGCTACCCCGCCAACATGGCAGTGTCGATGAAGACGGGAAGCGCCCTGTATGTGGTGGATGTCGGGCCGTTTTCCACACGGGCCGACGCTGAAAATTACTTGCGAGCTATCAGGAATTCGGTGGAAAAGGGGGCATTTTTGATCGAAATACCACAGTCGCAAAAAAAAGCATCGCCGTAA
- a CDS encoding T9SS type A sorting domain-containing protein — translation MRKALLLAALVVLVTTGRAQQTHVRVPEHLKSALINIPVSETARPAADLALEPAPAPMRKTASQQPPRVANELFQIGLMANTFATIGSNRLQIACDPATNTVVAVHRGNDRASASVGNTIIMRYSSDHGATWSAPSTNVATSTSPRYPNVGIYNPTQSTTPADAKVVVLWPQVVPYPGVDPTWGEVNALTSTFAAGSRQYKKWPTPPNWSIPMQIMVANGANKVYTFADAVEPSNGQSTGGYHLLASTDGGLTWEPVNPNLDPSWSTANIPAGTSATGICADVSRDGQKVIFAYIAIQLNQDDTYNYINAEHRIAYLESTDGGATWPVDPNYISLQDLPNLPAPLNVDAGQGIAPQLSVGDLDVVYDKYGEPHFLVTASTDNNPYNPLASADSNQFSITHVDSTYLCEVGRQGSNYYMNLIAPLREIRGFRASYQPSAGRADVIYHEPHWAVNVAGDKVYAKWVEVDSTLKHPYAAINSQNQLVLFSDTIRNAWVAGRHVDSRGGNMGWTAPAKVTNSTEVDVKYTKLAHFAGNGGEMHMVFTEWGVGERVDDDPNNSDNIMWYVKGVKVDAVLSVEKISDAPGDFRLAQNYPNPFNPSTTIAFTLPQAGHTSLKVYNTLGREVASVFDQQLEAGSHQVLFDASALPSGVYMYRLESGRFTTARSMTLVK, via the coding sequence ATGAGAAAAGCGTTACTTCTGGCGGCGCTCGTCGTGCTCGTTACGACGGGACGCGCGCAGCAGACGCATGTGCGGGTGCCCGAGCATCTCAAGTCGGCACTCATCAACATCCCCGTATCCGAAACCGCCCGTCCCGCGGCGGACTTGGCACTGGAACCCGCCCCTGCGCCTATGCGCAAGACCGCTTCCCAGCAGCCCCCGCGTGTCGCGAACGAGCTGTTCCAGATTGGTCTTATGGCCAACACGTTCGCAACAATCGGTTCCAACCGTCTTCAGATCGCCTGTGATCCCGCGACCAACACCGTGGTTGCGGTGCATCGCGGCAACGACCGCGCCTCCGCGAGCGTCGGCAACACGATCATCATGCGTTATTCTTCCGATCACGGCGCTACGTGGAGCGCACCGTCGACAAACGTCGCCACCTCCACATCGCCGCGTTATCCGAACGTCGGCATCTACAATCCGACGCAGTCCACCACGCCCGCCGACGCGAAGGTCGTGGTGCTGTGGCCGCAGGTTGTCCCGTATCCCGGCGTCGATCCGACCTGGGGCGAAGTGAACGCCCTCACGAGCACGTTTGCAGCGGGTAGTCGTCAGTACAAAAAATGGCCGACGCCTCCGAACTGGTCGATCCCGATGCAGATTATGGTTGCCAACGGCGCCAACAAGGTGTACACCTTCGCCGACGCAGTCGAGCCCTCCAACGGTCAGAGCACGGGCGGTTACCATCTGCTCGCATCGACCGACGGCGGCCTGACCTGGGAACCCGTGAATCCGAATCTCGATCCTTCCTGGTCCACCGCAAACATCCCGGCGGGCACAAGCGCGACGGGCATCTGCGCCGACGTGAGCCGTGACGGACAGAAGGTCATCTTTGCGTACATCGCAATCCAGCTCAATCAGGACGACACGTATAATTACATCAACGCGGAACACCGCATCGCCTACCTCGAATCCACCGACGGTGGCGCGACGTGGCCGGTCGATCCGAACTACATCAGTCTGCAGGACCTGCCGAACCTTCCGGCGCCGCTGAACGTGGACGCGGGCCAGGGCATCGCCCCGCAGCTTTCCGTCGGCGATCTCGACGTCGTGTACGACAAGTACGGCGAACCGCACTTCCTCGTGACGGCTTCGACGGATAACAACCCGTACAATCCGCTTGCATCGGCCGACAGCAATCAGTTCTCGATCACCCACGTCGACAGCACGTACCTGTGCGAAGTCGGACGTCAGGGTTCGAATTACTACATGAACCTGATCGCGCCGCTCCGTGAGATCCGCGGTTTCCGTGCATCGTATCAGCCGTCCGCGGGCCGCGCGGATGTGATCTATCACGAACCGCATTGGGCAGTGAACGTCGCGGGCGACAAAGTCTACGCAAAATGGGTGGAAGTCGACTCGACCTTGAAGCACCCCTATGCCGCGATTAATTCTCAGAATCAGCTCGTGCTCTTCTCCGATACGATCCGCAACGCGTGGGTCGCCGGTCGTCACGTCGACAGCCGCGGCGGCAACATGGGTTGGACCGCTCCCGCCAAGGTGACCAACAGCACCGAAGTGGACGTGAAGTACACGAAGCTTGCGCACTTCGCAGGCAATGGCGGTGAAATGCACATGGTCTTCACCGAGTGGGGTGTCGGCGAACGCGTCGACGACGATCCGAACAATTCGGACAACATCATGTGGTATGTCAAGGGTGTGAAAGTCGATGCGGTACTGAGCGTCGAAAAGATCTCGGATGCCCCGGGCGATTTCCGCCTCGCGCAGAATTATCCGAACCCCTTCAACCCGAGCACGACCATCGCGTTCACGCTGCCGCAGGCGGGTCACACGTCGCTGAAGGTGTACAACACCCTCGGCCGCGAAGTGGCAAGCGTCTTCGATCAGCAGCTCGAAGCCGGTTCGCATCAGGTGCTGTTCGACGCGTCGGCTCTGCCGAGCGGTGTGTACATGTACCGTCTCGAGAGCGGCCGCTTCACCACCGCCCGGTCGATGACACTGGTCAAGTAA
- a CDS encoding right-handed parallel beta-helix repeat-containing protein: MRRAVLRLGVCLCLLPWAAAAADTWYVDARAGNDTFDGRTPASAFRSIARVNQLALKGGDTVYFHRGDVFFGEIAAKAGSPSRPVVYGAYGNGDAPVLCGATSLPVTGWTSAGRGIFVHDNVSMTAMNDGEPANLFFNGRVLTPARHPNEGYLVAQAVTGGNPGSHCCEYSLVFTDSALRMPFPRATDLVGTHVTAYDPYGVSTREIRSYDPATGRAAMDTLRGAAFIGNRLYFLSAGLAYLDADDEWYYDAAARRLWVRFAGGRPPAAGDTLLASSTSFGINAWQTPHIVVRDISFRNQKIAGIWCIRSDDVTIERCHFTGMKHGVQVWGSGGPPEVRVRLVRVIGCRFEHTLRTGIDARNLEEGTLRGNTFSDIGIRNALGQNSKPDQWRGYGYYDYGIGIQASGINTVIEENRMLRCGRQGITAGGPGVHVRGNVIDEPCLSYNDCGGLMPLGASVHEENIVRSSYGPFPQFAANGARGIYPDFRSGDTIRNNTVIGVVVGIGLTNAKQEHVTRNTVYGARVAAFTMNRKTPGPLQNTVTSNTFFSVDPLACSLRWENFLMEPDASDIDSNRYWNPYTEFPVVRQKPDSSSGELLWDLRGWRGTGHDRNTTAGFATLPHEYRVFDTLGVSLVANSTFETGLQGWFFSDSASIVEGVLDGRCVRLKKNSTGGKTFWTMLTQRLDTANTYLVRFSVSDPSNIGRVAIRFREDAAVWNVLHERLFLTTRARREYAYVFRPKAQVRARLECVSSNSQYWLDNIVVTRVNAALLPVDSLFPILVNESGAARRIDVPRGVYVDLDSNLVRGSVVLAPYSSVILVARDGPAALAPPPAPRVPRITLWPNPTRGAVEILADVPGVHTAVLYDALGRRAADITALLEIDGRGTFDTSTLPAPGMYILEVCDTHGGRHFTRFQRL; the protein is encoded by the coding sequence ATGCGGCGCGCGGTGCTTCGGCTCGGGGTGTGTCTCTGCCTGCTTCCGTGGGCCGCGGCCGCTGCCGACACGTGGTACGTCGACGCGCGCGCGGGCAACGACACCTTCGACGGGCGCACGCCCGCCTCGGCGTTCCGGAGTATCGCGCGCGTAAATCAGCTCGCGCTGAAGGGCGGCGACACAGTGTACTTCCACAGAGGCGACGTCTTCTTCGGCGAGATCGCGGCAAAAGCGGGAAGTCCGTCGCGGCCCGTCGTGTATGGCGCGTACGGCAACGGCGACGCGCCCGTGCTGTGCGGCGCGACGTCCCTTCCCGTCACGGGATGGACCTCCGCGGGCCGCGGGATATTTGTGCACGACAACGTGAGCATGACCGCGATGAACGACGGCGAGCCGGCCAACCTGTTTTTCAACGGCCGCGTGCTGACGCCGGCGCGGCACCCCAACGAGGGATACCTCGTCGCACAAGCCGTGACCGGCGGCAATCCGGGCAGCCACTGCTGCGAATACTCGCTCGTCTTCACCGACAGCGCGCTACGGATGCCGTTTCCACGCGCGACCGACCTCGTCGGCACACACGTCACGGCCTACGATCCCTACGGCGTCTCGACGCGTGAAATCCGTTCATACGATCCCGCGACCGGCAGGGCCGCGATGGACACACTGCGCGGCGCCGCGTTTATCGGGAATCGTTTGTATTTCCTCTCGGCGGGACTCGCCTATCTCGACGCGGACGACGAATGGTATTACGACGCCGCGGCGCGCCGGCTGTGGGTGCGATTCGCGGGAGGCAGGCCGCCGGCCGCGGGCGACACCCTGCTCGCGAGTTCGACGTCGTTCGGCATCAACGCCTGGCAGACTCCGCACATCGTGGTGCGAGATATCTCGTTCCGCAATCAGAAAATCGCCGGGATCTGGTGCATACGTTCCGACGATGTGACCATCGAACGCTGCCATTTCACCGGCATGAAACACGGCGTGCAAGTGTGGGGCAGCGGCGGTCCGCCCGAAGTGCGCGTCCGTCTCGTACGCGTCATCGGGTGCCGCTTCGAGCACACGCTGCGCACCGGCATCGACGCGCGCAACCTCGAGGAAGGCACGCTGCGCGGCAACACATTTTCGGACATCGGTATACGAAATGCGCTGGGTCAAAACAGCAAGCCCGACCAGTGGCGCGGCTACGGGTATTACGACTACGGGATCGGCATACAAGCGAGCGGCATCAACACCGTCATCGAGGAGAACCGCATGCTGCGCTGCGGCAGGCAGGGCATCACGGCGGGAGGTCCGGGCGTACATGTGCGCGGCAACGTGATCGACGAACCGTGCCTGTCGTACAACGACTGCGGCGGCCTGATGCCGCTGGGCGCGAGTGTGCACGAGGAGAACATCGTGCGGTCGAGTTACGGCCCCTTCCCGCAGTTCGCGGCGAATGGCGCGCGCGGCATATATCCGGATTTCCGCAGCGGCGACACGATTCGGAACAACACCGTGATCGGCGTGGTGGTCGGCATCGGTCTCACCAATGCGAAGCAGGAACACGTCACGCGCAACACCGTGTACGGCGCGCGCGTGGCCGCGTTCACCATGAACCGCAAAACTCCGGGTCCGCTCCAGAACACCGTCACATCCAACACGTTTTTCTCCGTCGATCCTCTCGCCTGTTCCCTGCGCTGGGAAAATTTCCTCATGGAACCCGACGCGAGCGACATCGACAGCAACCGCTACTGGAATCCGTACACCGAATTCCCCGTCGTGCGGCAGAAACCCGATTCGTCATCGGGCGAACTGCTGTGGGATCTGCGCGGCTGGCGCGGGACGGGACACGACCGCAACACCACGGCGGGCTTCGCGACCCTCCCCCACGAGTACCGCGTGTTTGACACGCTCGGTGTTTCGCTCGTCGCAAATTCCACCTTCGAAACGGGGCTGCAGGGCTGGTTCTTCTCCGACAGCGCCAGCATTGTCGAGGGCGTGCTCGACGGCCGCTGCGTGCGCCTGAAAAAAAACAGCACGGGCGGCAAGACGTTCTGGACGATGCTGACGCAGCGGCTCGACACCGCGAACACCTACCTCGTGCGTTTCAGCGTTTCGGATCCCTCCAACATCGGACGCGTGGCTATACGTTTCCGCGAGGACGCCGCGGTGTGGAACGTGCTGCACGAGCGTCTCTTCCTCACCACACGCGCGCGGCGCGAGTACGCTTATGTCTTCCGGCCGAAGGCACAGGTGCGCGCGCGACTCGAGTGTGTCTCGTCGAACTCGCAGTACTGGCTCGACAACATTGTGGTGACACGGGTGAACGCCGCGTTGCTGCCGGTCGATTCCCTTTTCCCGATCCTCGTCAACGAAAGCGGGGCCGCGCGGCGCATTGATGTGCCCCGCGGTGTGTACGTGGATCTCGACAGCAATCTCGTGCGGGGCTCCGTGGTGCTGGCGCCCTACTCGTCCGTCATACTCGTCGCGCGCGACGGTCCCGCCGCTCTCGCGCCGCCACCCGCGCCTCGCGTGCCGCGCATCACGCTGTGGCCCAATCCCACGCGCGGTGCGGTCGAGATTCTGGCCGATGTCCCGGGCGTACACACGGCGGTGCTGTACGACGCGCTCGGGAGGCGTGCCGCCGACATCACCGCGCTGCTCGAGATCGACGGACGCGGCACCTTCGACACCTCCACACTCCCCGCCCCGGGCATGTACATACTCGAAGTCTGCGACACACACGGCGGGCGGCACTTCACACGTTTCCAGCGACTCTAG